One genomic window of Micromonospora sp. WMMD1128 includes the following:
- a CDS encoding DNA-directed RNA polymerase subunit beta', with translation MLDVNFFDELRIGLATADDIRQWSHGEVKKPETINYRTLKPEKDGLFCEKIFGPQRDWECYCGKYKRVRFKGIICERCGVEVTRSKVRRERMGHIELAAPVTHIWYFKGVPSRLGYLLDLAPKDLEKIIYFASYVVTSVDADARHRDLSTIENEILAEKRQSENSRDSEIEKRAAKLEADLAELEAEGAKADVRRKVKEGGEREMRQIRDRAQREIDRLDEVLDTFRKLEPKQLVTDELLYRELRDRFGEYFTGSMGAEAIKALVQNMDLTAEAENLRETIRSGKGQRKIRALKRLKVVAAFQNTRNSPLGMVLDCVPVIPPDLRPMVQLDGGRFATSDLNDLYRRVINRNNRLKRLIDLGAPEIIVNNEKRMLQEAVDALFDNGRRGRPVTGPGNRPLKSLSDMLKGKQGRFRQNLLGKRVDYSGRSVIVVGPKLKLHQCGLPKQMALELFKPFVMKRLVDLNHAQNIKSAKRMVERQRPVVWDVLEEVIGEHPVLLNRAPTLHRLGIQAFEPQLVEGKAIQIHPLVCTAFNADFDGDQMAVHVPLSAEAQAEARILMLSSNNILKPADGKPVTMPTQDMVIGLYHLTHLTPGGTGEGRAFSSDAEARMAYDNGELHLQTPVKIRLHDVIGVDNGAGAQPWTAPEGWVEGEPVTVETTLGRVLFNETLPPGYRFVNYEIRKGQLSAIVNDLAERFPKVALAATLDGLKEAGFHWATWSGVTIGMEDVIAPPRKREILERYEKEADRIDKQYQRGLMTAEERRGELIEIWTKATNEVAKEMDTALPQENPLWKMINSGARGNLLQLRQIAAIRGLVANPKGEIIPRPIKASYREGLSVLEYFISTHGARKGLADTALRTADSGYLTRRLVDVSQDVIIREEDCGTDRAIPMQIGEQLDGKLVVHEHAETSVHARTLADDIKGPDGTVVAHRGQDINSIGVDAIVAAGVETVRVRSVLTCESKLGVCGACYGRSLPTGKTVDVGEAVGIIAAQSIGEPGTQLTMRTFHTGGVAGEDITQGLPRVQEIFEARVPKGKAPIADTPGRIRIEDGERSRKIVVIPDDGSDEIVYDKISKRVRLRAHDGDHVEVGEKLTEGTIDPHELLRILGPRAVQVHLTQEVQEVYRSQGVLIHDKHIEIIIRQMLKRVTVIDSGSTEFLPGVLVDRALFESENRRLVGEGGEPAAGRPVLMGITKASLATDSWLSAASFQETTRVLTDAAIHARSDSLIGLKENVIIGKLIPAGTGISKYRNVRVEPTEEAKAKVYSMTGYPETDYGFGPASGQAVPLDDFDFGSYR, from the coding sequence GTGCTCGACGTCAACTTCTTCGACGAGCTGCGCATCGGTCTCGCCACCGCCGACGACATCCGTCAGTGGTCCCACGGCGAGGTCAAGAAGCCCGAGACCATCAACTACCGCACCCTGAAGCCGGAGAAGGACGGGCTCTTCTGCGAGAAGATCTTCGGTCCGCAGCGGGACTGGGAGTGCTACTGCGGTAAGTACAAGCGGGTCCGCTTCAAGGGCATCATCTGCGAGCGCTGCGGCGTCGAGGTGACCCGCTCCAAGGTGCGCCGGGAGCGGATGGGTCACATCGAGCTGGCCGCTCCGGTGACCCACATCTGGTACTTCAAGGGCGTGCCGAGCCGGCTGGGCTACCTGCTGGACCTCGCCCCGAAGGACCTCGAAAAGATCATTTACTTCGCCTCGTACGTCGTGACGAGCGTGGACGCCGACGCGCGTCACCGCGACCTCTCGACCATCGAGAACGAGATCCTGGCCGAGAAGCGGCAGTCCGAGAACAGCCGCGACTCGGAGATCGAGAAGCGTGCCGCCAAGCTCGAGGCCGACCTGGCCGAGCTGGAGGCCGAGGGCGCGAAGGCGGACGTCCGGCGCAAGGTCAAGGAGGGCGGAGAGCGCGAGATGCGCCAGATCCGCGACCGGGCCCAGCGCGAGATCGACCGCCTCGACGAGGTCCTCGACACCTTCCGCAAGCTGGAGCCGAAGCAGCTGGTCACCGACGAGCTGCTCTACCGCGAGCTGCGGGACCGCTTCGGTGAGTACTTCACCGGCAGCATGGGCGCCGAGGCCATCAAGGCGCTGGTCCAGAACATGGACCTCACCGCCGAGGCGGAGAACCTGCGCGAGACCATCCGCTCCGGCAAGGGCCAGCGGAAGATCCGTGCGCTCAAGCGCCTGAAGGTCGTCGCGGCGTTCCAGAACACCCGGAACTCGCCGCTCGGCATGGTCCTCGACTGTGTCCCGGTCATCCCGCCGGACCTGCGCCCGATGGTGCAGCTCGACGGTGGCCGCTTCGCGACGTCCGACCTGAACGACCTCTACCGTCGCGTGATCAACCGGAACAACCGCCTCAAGCGGCTGATCGACCTCGGCGCCCCCGAGATCATCGTCAACAACGAGAAGCGGATGCTCCAGGAGGCCGTCGACGCGCTGTTCGACAACGGCCGTCGCGGTCGTCCGGTCACCGGCCCGGGTAACCGGCCGCTGAAGTCGCTCTCCGACATGCTCAAGGGCAAGCAGGGCCGGTTCCGCCAGAACCTGCTCGGCAAGCGCGTCGACTACTCCGGCCGTTCGGTCATCGTGGTCGGCCCGAAGCTCAAGCTGCACCAGTGCGGCCTGCCCAAGCAGATGGCGCTGGAGCTGTTCAAGCCGTTCGTGATGAAGCGGCTGGTCGACCTCAACCACGCGCAGAACATCAAGTCCGCCAAGCGGATGGTCGAGCGGCAGCGGCCGGTCGTGTGGGACGTGCTGGAAGAGGTCATCGGCGAGCACCCGGTCCTGCTGAACCGGGCGCCCACCCTGCACCGCCTGGGTATCCAGGCCTTCGAGCCGCAGCTGGTCGAGGGCAAGGCGATCCAGATCCACCCGCTGGTCTGCACCGCGTTCAACGCCGACTTCGACGGTGACCAGATGGCGGTCCACGTGCCGCTGTCCGCCGAGGCCCAGGCCGAGGCGCGGATCCTGATGCTGTCGTCGAACAACATCCTCAAGCCGGCCGACGGCAAGCCGGTCACCATGCCCACCCAGGACATGGTCATCGGTCTCTACCACCTCACCCACCTCACTCCGGGTGGCACGGGCGAGGGCCGGGCGTTCAGCTCCGACGCCGAGGCGCGGATGGCGTACGACAACGGCGAGCTGCACCTGCAGACCCCGGTCAAGATCCGGCTGCACGACGTGATCGGTGTCGACAACGGCGCCGGCGCGCAGCCGTGGACCGCGCCCGAGGGCTGGGTCGAGGGCGAGCCGGTGACGGTGGAGACCACCCTGGGCCGGGTCCTGTTCAACGAGACGCTGCCCCCGGGCTACCGCTTCGTGAACTACGAGATCCGCAAGGGGCAGCTCTCCGCGATCGTCAACGACCTCGCCGAGCGCTTCCCGAAGGTGGCCCTGGCGGCCACCCTGGACGGGCTCAAGGAGGCCGGCTTCCACTGGGCCACCTGGTCCGGCGTCACCATCGGCATGGAGGACGTCATCGCTCCGCCGCGCAAGCGGGAGATCCTGGAGCGGTACGAGAAGGAAGCCGACCGGATCGACAAGCAGTACCAGCGTGGTCTGATGACCGCCGAGGAGCGTCGCGGCGAGCTCATCGAGATCTGGACCAAGGCGACGAACGAGGTCGCCAAGGAGATGGACACCGCGCTGCCGCAGGAGAACCCGCTGTGGAAGATGATCAACTCGGGTGCCCGCGGTAACCTGCTCCAGCTCCGGCAGATCGCGGCGATCCGTGGTCTGGTGGCCAACCCGAAGGGCGAGATCATCCCGCGGCCGATCAAGGCCTCGTACCGGGAGGGTCTCTCCGTGCTGGAATACTTCATCTCCACGCACGGCGCCCGGAAGGGCCTCGCGGACACCGCCCTGCGTACCGCCGACTCGGGCTACCTGACCCGGCGTCTGGTGGACGTCTCGCAGGACGTCATCATCCGCGAGGAGGACTGCGGCACCGACCGGGCCATCCCGATGCAGATCGGTGAGCAGCTGGACGGCAAGCTGGTCGTGCACGAGCACGCCGAGACCAGCGTGCACGCCCGGACGCTCGCCGACGACATCAAGGGGCCGGACGGCACCGTGGTGGCCCACCGTGGCCAGGACATCAACTCCATCGGCGTCGACGCCATCGTCGCCGCCGGGGTGGAGACGGTCCGGGTGCGCAGCGTGCTCACCTGCGAGTCGAAGCTGGGCGTCTGCGGTGCGTGCTACGGCCGCTCGCTGCCGACCGGCAAGACCGTGGACGTCGGCGAGGCGGTCGGCATCATCGCCGCCCAGTCGATCGGTGAGCCCGGTACGCAGCTGACCATGCGTACCTTCCACACCGGCGGTGTCGCGGGTGAGGACATCACCCAGGGTCTGCCCCGTGTGCAGGAGATCTTCGAGGCCCGGGTGCCGAAGGGTAAGGCGCCCATCGCCGACACCCCCGGCCGGATCCGGATCGAGGACGGCGAGCGGTCCCGCAAGATCGTGGTCATCCCGGACGACGGCAGCGACGAGATCGTCTACGACAAGATCTCCAAGCGGGTCCGGCTCCGGGCGCACGACGGCGACCACGTCGAGGTCGGCGAGAAGCTCACCGAGGGCACCATCGACCCGCACGAGCTGCTGCGCATCCTCGGCCCGCGTGCGGTCCAGGTCCACCTGACCCAGGAGGTCCAGGAGGTCTACCGCTCGCAGGGTGTGCTCATCCACGACAAGCACATCGAGATCATCATCCGGCAGATGCTCAAGCGGGTGACGGTCATCGACTCCGGCTCGACCGAGTTCCTGCCGGGCGTGCTGGTCGACCGGGCGCTGTTCGAGTCGGAGAACCGCCGGCTCGTCGGCGAGGGTGGCGAGCCCGCCGCCGGTCGTCCGGTGCTGATGGGTATCACCAAGGCCTCGCTGGCCACGGACTCCTGGCTGTCGGCGGCCTCCTTCCAGGAGACCACCCGGGTGCTGACGGACGCGGCGATCCACGCCCGCAGCGACTCGCTGATCGGCCTCAAGGAGAACGTGATCATCGGTAAGCTCATCCCGGCCGGTACGGGCATCAGCAAGTACCGCAACGTCCGGGTCGAGCCGACCGAGGAGGCGAAGGCCAAGGTCTACTCGATGACCGGCTACCCGGAGACCGACTACGGCTTCGGGCCGGCCAGCGGCCAGGCGGTGCCGCTTGACGACTTCGACTTCGGGTCGTACCGCTAA
- the rplB gene encoding 50S ribosomal protein L2, whose product MAIRKYKPTTPGRRGSSVADFAEITRSTPEKSLLAPLPKKGGRNAHGRITTRHHGGGHKRQYRLIDFKRVDKDGVPAKVAHIEYDPNRTARIALLHYADGEKRYILAPKDLKQGDRVESGPGADIKPGNNLPLRNIPVGTTVHNVELRPGGGAKLARSAGVGIQLLGREGAYATLRMPSGEIRRVDVRCRASVGEIGNADQSNINWGKAGRMRWKGKRPTVRGVAMNPVDHPHGGGEGKTSGGRHPVNPQGKPEGRTRRKGQPSDRLIVRRRYATRKRG is encoded by the coding sequence ATGGCTATCCGTAAGTACAAGCCGACGACGCCGGGCCGGCGTGGCTCAAGCGTCGCCGACTTCGCTGAGATCACCCGGTCGACGCCGGAGAAGTCGCTGCTGGCTCCGCTGCCGAAGAAGGGTGGACGCAACGCCCACGGCCGGATCACCACGCGGCACCACGGCGGCGGCCACAAGCGCCAGTACCGCCTGATCGACTTCAAGCGGGTCGACAAGGACGGCGTGCCGGCGAAGGTCGCGCACATCGAGTACGACCCGAACCGCACCGCGCGCATCGCGCTGCTGCACTACGCCGACGGCGAGAAGCGCTACATCCTCGCGCCGAAGGACCTGAAGCAGGGCGACCGCGTCGAGTCCGGCCCGGGCGCCGACATCAAGCCGGGCAACAACCTGCCGCTGCGCAACATCCCGGTCGGTACCACCGTGCACAACGTGGAGCTGCGTCCGGGCGGCGGCGCCAAGCTGGCCCGCTCGGCCGGCGTCGGCATCCAGCTGCTCGGCCGCGAGGGCGCGTACGCGACCCTGCGTATGCCGTCCGGTGAGATCCGGCGTGTCGACGTGCGCTGCCGCGCCAGCGTCGGCGAGATCGGCAACGCCGACCAGTCGAACATCAACTGGGGCAAGGCCGGCCGGATGCGGTGGAAGGGCAAGCGCCCGACCGTCCGTGGTGTCGCCATGAACCCGGTCGACCACCCGCACGGTGGTGGTGAGGGTAAGACCTCCGGTGGTCGCCACCCGGTCAACCCGCAGGGTAAGCCCGAGGGCCGCACCCGTCGTAAGGGCCAGCCGAGCGACCGGCTGATCGTCCGCCGCCGCTACGCCACGCGTAAGCGCGGCTGA
- the rpsJ gene encoding 30S ribosomal protein S10 produces the protein MAGQKIRIRLKAYDHEVVDSSARKIVETVTRTGAQVAGPVPLPTEINRFCVIRSPHKYKDSREHFEMRTHKRLIDIIDPTPKTVDSLMRLDLPAGVDIEIKL, from the coding sequence ATGGCGGGACAGAAGATCCGCATCCGGCTCAAGGCCTATGACCACGAGGTCGTCGACTCCTCGGCTCGGAAGATCGTCGAGACGGTGACGCGTACCGGGGCGCAGGTCGCTGGCCCGGTGCCGCTGCCCACGGAGATCAACCGTTTCTGCGTCATCCGCTCGCCGCACAAGTACAAGGACTCGCGCGAGCACTTCGAGATGCGTACGCACAAGCGTCTGATCGACATCATCGACCCGACCCCGAAGACGGTCGACTCGCTCATGCGCCTCGACCTGCCGGCTGGCGTCGACATCGAGATCAAGCTGTAG
- the rplD gene encoding 50S ribosomal protein L4, with the protein MTTVDVLDVEGGKSGSVELPADIFDAQANIALMHQVVVAQLAAARQGTHKTKSRGEVSGGGRKPYKQKGTGRARQGSTRAPQFAGGGVVHGPVPRDYSQRTPKKMKAAALRGALSDRARAGQVHVVEAFVSGEKPSTKAALATLAKLTEARRVLVVLSSTDELNWVSLRNEPRVHLLEAGQLNTYDVLVADDVVFTKEALDEFLGVPAETTEEGGK; encoded by the coding sequence GTGACCACCGTTGACGTCCTCGACGTCGAAGGCGGCAAGAGCGGCTCCGTCGAGCTGCCGGCCGACATCTTCGACGCGCAGGCGAACATCGCGCTGATGCACCAGGTCGTGGTGGCTCAGCTCGCGGCGGCCCGACAGGGCACGCACAAGACCAAGTCCCGCGGCGAGGTCTCCGGCGGTGGCCGGAAGCCGTACAAGCAGAAGGGCACCGGTCGCGCCCGCCAGGGCTCGACCCGCGCGCCGCAGTTCGCCGGCGGTGGCGTGGTCCACGGCCCGGTGCCGCGCGACTACAGCCAGCGGACCCCGAAGAAGATGAAGGCCGCCGCCCTGCGTGGCGCCCTCTCCGACCGGGCCCGCGCCGGCCAGGTGCACGTCGTCGAGGCGTTCGTCTCGGGCGAGAAGCCGTCGACCAAGGCCGCTCTGGCCACGCTGGCGAAGCTGACCGAGGCCCGGCGGGTCCTGGTCGTGCTCAGCAGCACCGACGAGCTGAACTGGGTGTCGCTGCGCAACGAGCCGCGGGTGCACCTGCTCGAGGCCGGGCAGCTCAACACCTACGACGTGCTGGTGGCCGACGACGTGGTCTTCACCAAGGAGGCCCTGGACGAGTTCCTGGGCGTGCCAGCCGAGACCACCGAGGAGGGTGGCAAGTGA
- the tuf gene encoding elongation factor Tu: MAKAKFERTKPHVNIGTIGHIDHGKTTLTAAITKVLHDQYPDLNPYTPFDEIDKAPEEKARGITISIAHVEYQTEARHYAHVDCPGHADYIKNMITGAAQMDGAILVVAATDGPMPQTREHVLLARQVGVPYIVVALNKSDMVDDEELLELVELEVRELLSSQEYPGDDLPVVQVSALKALEGDPVWTEKLLELMSAVDTAIPQPERETEKPFLMPVEDVFTITGRGTVVTGRVERGVLLPNEDVEVVGIREKGFKTKVTAIEMFRKTLDDARAGENVGLLLRGTKREDVERGMVVIKPGTTTPHTEFEATVYILSKEEGGRHTPFFQNYRPQFYFRTTDVTGVVTLPEGTEMVMPGDNTSMSVKLIQPIAMEDNLKFAIREGGRTVGAGRVTKIIK, translated from the coding sequence GTGGCGAAGGCGAAGTTCGAGCGGACTAAGCCGCACGTCAACATCGGCACCATTGGTCACATCGACCACGGTAAGACGACGCTGACGGCGGCCATCACCAAGGTCCTGCACGACCAGTACCCGGACCTGAACCCGTACACGCCGTTCGACGAGATCGACAAGGCGCCGGAGGAGAAGGCCCGCGGCATCACGATCTCGATCGCGCACGTCGAGTACCAGACCGAGGCGCGTCACTACGCGCACGTCGACTGCCCCGGTCACGCCGACTACATCAAGAACATGATCACCGGTGCCGCGCAGATGGACGGCGCGATCCTGGTGGTCGCGGCGACCGACGGCCCGATGCCGCAGACCCGCGAGCACGTGCTGCTGGCCCGTCAGGTCGGCGTGCCGTACATCGTCGTGGCGCTCAACAAGAGCGACATGGTCGACGACGAGGAGCTCCTGGAGCTCGTCGAGCTCGAGGTCCGCGAGCTGCTCTCCTCGCAGGAGTACCCGGGTGACGACCTGCCGGTCGTCCAGGTCTCCGCGCTGAAGGCGCTCGAGGGCGACCCGGTCTGGACCGAGAAGCTGCTCGAGCTGATGAGCGCGGTCGACACCGCGATCCCGCAGCCGGAGCGCGAGACCGAGAAGCCGTTCCTCATGCCGGTCGAGGACGTGTTCACGATCACCGGTCGTGGCACCGTCGTCACCGGTCGTGTCGAGCGTGGCGTGCTGCTCCCGAACGAGGACGTCGAGGTCGTCGGCATCCGCGAGAAGGGCTTCAAGACCAAGGTCACCGCGATCGAGATGTTCCGGAAGACCCTGGACGACGCCCGCGCAGGTGAGAACGTCGGCCTGCTGCTGCGTGGCACCAAGCGCGAGGACGTCGAGCGCGGCATGGTCGTCATCAAGCCGGGCACCACGACCCCGCACACGGAGTTCGAGGCGACGGTCTACATCCTCTCCAAGGAGGAGGGTGGCCGCCACACCCCGTTCTTCCAGAACTACCGCCCGCAGTTCTACTTCCGGACCACGGACGTCACCGGCGTCGTCACGCTGCCCGAGGGCACCGAGATGGTCATGCCGGGCGACAACACCTCGATGTCGGTGAAGCTGATCCAGCCCATCGCCATGGAGGACAACCTGAAGTTCGCGATCCGCGAGGGTGGTCGTACGGTCGGCGCGGGTCGCGTCACCAAGATCATTAAGTGA
- the rplW gene encoding 50S ribosomal protein L23: MSTIADPRDVIVAPVVSEKSYSELNRNWYTFLVHPDANKTEIKIAIQQIFNVRVLTVNTLNREGKRKRTRTGFGKRKDTKRAMVKLADGDRIEAFGGPVS; this comes from the coding sequence GTGAGCACGATCGCCGATCCGCGTGACGTCATCGTCGCGCCGGTCGTCTCGGAGAAGAGCTACAGCGAGCTGAACCGGAACTGGTACACCTTCCTGGTGCACCCGGACGCGAACAAGACCGAGATCAAGATCGCTATCCAGCAGATCTTCAACGTCCGTGTCCTGACGGTCAACACGCTCAACCGCGAGGGCAAGCGCAAGCGGACCCGCACCGGGTTCGGCAAGCGCAAGGACACCAAGCGCGCGATGGTGAAGCTGGCTGACGGTGACCGTATCGAGGCCTTCGGCGGCCCGGTCAGCTGA
- the rpsG gene encoding 30S ribosomal protein S7 — MPRKGPAPRKPLVADPVYNSPLVTQLVNKILLRGKRQLAERIVYAALEGCREKSGTDPVVTLKRAMDNVKPTLEVRSRRVGGATYQVPVEVRPARATTLGLRWLVTYSRARREKTMIERLMNELLDASNGLGAAVKRREDTHKMAESNKAFAHYRW, encoded by the coding sequence ATGCCGCGTAAGGGACCCGCTCCGCGGAAGCCGCTGGTCGCTGACCCGGTGTACAACTCGCCGCTGGTCACCCAGCTGGTGAACAAGATCCTGCTGCGCGGCAAGCGTCAGCTCGCCGAGCGCATCGTGTACGCCGCCCTGGAGGGCTGCCGCGAGAAGTCCGGCACCGACCCCGTCGTCACGCTCAAGCGCGCGATGGACAACGTGAAGCCGACCCTCGAGGTGCGTAGCCGCCGTGTCGGTGGCGCCACCTACCAGGTTCCGGTCGAGGTCCGTCCGGCCCGCGCGACCACCCTCGGTCTGCGCTGGCTGGTGACCTACTCCCGGGCCCGGCGTGAGAAGACGATGATCGAGCGGCTGATGAACGAGCTGCTGGACGCGAGCAACGGCCTCGGTGCCGCCGTCAAGCGGCGCGAGGACACGCACAAGATGGCCGAGTCCAACAAGGCCTTCGCGCACTACCGCTGGTAA
- the fusA gene encoding elongation factor G — MAAADALANVRNIGIMAHIDAGKTTTTERILFYTGITYKIGEVHEGAAVMDWMEQEQERGITITSAATKCEWKGHTIQIIDTPGHVDFTVEVERSLRVLDGAVAVYDGVAGVEPQTENVWRQADKYSVPRMCFVNKLDRTGADFFRCVQMMIDRLNATPLVLQIPIGLEGDHIGVVDLVGMRALTWRGETQKGEDYAIEEIPAELADSAAEWREKLMETLADVDDAVMEKYLEGEEISTEEIKAAIRRATIASKANPVLCGSAFKNKGVQPMLDAVIDYLPSPLDVPAIEGTATDGETPMLRKPSTSEPFSGLAFKIQTDKHLGKLTYVRVYSGVVETGTQVVNSTKDRKERIGKIYQMHANKREERSSAKAGDIIAVQGLKQTTTGDTLCDSANPVILESMTFPEPVIEVAIEPKTKADQEKLSTAIQKLAEEDPTFRVKLDDQTGQTVISGMGELHLDIMVDRMRREFNVEANFGKPQVAYRETIRRKVDKIEYTHKKQTGGSGQYARVIVSVEPLPLGNDSPTYEFANAVTGGRIPREFIPSVDAGAQDAMQYGILAGFPLVGLKLTLLDGQYHEVDSSEMAFKIAGSMVMKEAARKADPALLEPMMAVEVTTPEENMGDVIGDLNSRRGIIQAMEERSGARVVRALVPLSEMFGYVGDLRSKTQGRASYSMQFDSYAEVPQSVAKEIIAKATGE; from the coding sequence GTGGCCGCCGCAGACGCGCTCGCCAACGTACGCAACATCGGCATCATGGCGCACATCGATGCCGGTAAGACCACTACCACCGAGCGAATCCTGTTCTACACCGGCATCACGTACAAGATCGGTGAGGTCCACGAGGGCGCCGCCGTCATGGACTGGATGGAGCAGGAGCAGGAGCGCGGTATCACCATCACTTCCGCCGCCACGAAGTGCGAGTGGAAGGGCCACACGATCCAGATCATCGACACGCCCGGTCACGTCGACTTCACGGTCGAGGTCGAGCGGTCGCTGCGTGTCCTGGACGGTGCGGTCGCCGTGTACGACGGCGTGGCCGGTGTGGAGCCGCAGACGGAGAACGTCTGGCGCCAGGCGGACAAGTACAGCGTCCCGCGCATGTGCTTCGTCAACAAGCTGGACCGGACCGGCGCCGACTTCTTCCGCTGCGTGCAGATGATGATCGACCGGCTCAACGCCACCCCGCTGGTGCTCCAGATCCCGATCGGCCTGGAGGGCGACCACATCGGCGTCGTCGACCTGGTCGGCATGCGCGCCCTCACCTGGCGCGGGGAGACCCAGAAGGGTGAGGACTACGCGATCGAGGAGATCCCGGCCGAGCTGGCCGACTCCGCGGCCGAGTGGCGCGAGAAGCTGATGGAGACCCTGGCCGACGTCGACGACGCGGTGATGGAGAAGTACCTGGAGGGCGAGGAGATCTCCACCGAGGAGATCAAGGCCGCCATCCGGCGCGCCACCATCGCCAGCAAGGCCAACCCGGTGCTCTGCGGCTCGGCGTTCAAGAACAAGGGCGTCCAGCCGATGCTCGACGCCGTCATCGACTACCTGCCGTCGCCGCTGGACGTGCCGGCGATCGAGGGTACGGCCACCGACGGCGAGACCCCGATGCTGCGGAAGCCGTCCACCTCCGAGCCGTTCTCCGGCCTGGCGTTCAAGATCCAGACCGACAAGCACCTCGGCAAGCTCACCTACGTCCGGGTCTACTCCGGCGTGGTCGAGACCGGTACCCAGGTGGTCAACTCCACCAAGGACCGCAAGGAGCGCATCGGCAAGATCTACCAGATGCACGCCAACAAGCGGGAGGAGCGCAGCTCCGCCAAGGCCGGCGACATCATCGCGGTCCAGGGTCTCAAGCAGACCACCACCGGCGACACGCTCTGCGACTCGGCGAACCCGGTCATCCTGGAGTCGATGACCTTCCCGGAGCCGGTCATCGAGGTGGCCATTGAGCCGAAGACCAAGGCCGACCAGGAGAAGCTCAGCACCGCCATCCAGAAGCTCGCCGAGGAGGACCCGACGTTCCGGGTCAAGCTCGACGACCAGACCGGTCAGACGGTCATCTCCGGCATGGGCGAGCTGCACCTGGACATCATGGTCGACCGGATGCGCCGCGAGTTCAACGTCGAGGCGAACTTCGGCAAGCCGCAGGTGGCATACCGCGAGACCATCCGCCGCAAGGTGGACAAGATCGAGTACACCCACAAGAAGCAGACCGGTGGCTCCGGTCAGTACGCCCGCGTCATCGTGAGCGTCGAGCCGCTGCCGCTTGGCAACGACTCGCCGACCTACGAGTTCGCGAACGCCGTCACCGGTGGTCGCATCCCCCGGGAGTTCATCCCGTCGGTGGACGCGGGCGCCCAGGACGCCATGCAGTACGGCATCCTCGCCGGCTTCCCGCTTGTGGGTCTCAAGCTGACGCTGCTGGACGGGCAGTACCACGAGGTCGACTCGTCCGAGATGGCGTTCAAGATCGCCGGTTCGATGGTGATGAAGGAGGCGGCCCGCAAGGCCGACCCCGCACTGCTCGAGCCGATGATGGCCGTTGAGGTCACCACTCCTGAGGAGAACATGGGTGACGTCATCGGCGACCTCAACTCCCGTCGGGGCATCATCCAGGCGATGGAGGAGCGCAGCGGCGCTCGCGTCGTCCGGGCTCTGGTGCCGCTGTCGGAGATGTTCGGCTACGTCGGCGACCTGCGGTCGAAGACCCAGGGCCGGGCTAGCTACAGCATGCAGTTCGACTCCTACGCTGAAGTGCCGCAGAGCGTGGCGAAGGAGATCATCGCCAAGGCGACTGGTGAGTGA
- the rpsL gene encoding 30S ribosomal protein S12, translating into MPTIQQLVRKGRQAKTTKTKTPALKGSPQRRGVCTRVYTTTPKKPNSALRKVARVKLSSQIEVTAYIPGVGHNLQEHSIVLVRGGRVKDLPGVRYKIVRGSLDTQGVRNRKQARSRYGAKKEKS; encoded by the coding sequence GTGCCCACCATTCAGCAGCTGGTCCGGAAGGGCCGACAGGCCAAGACGACCAAGACCAAGACCCCGGCGCTCAAGGGGTCTCCCCAGCGGCGCGGCGTGTGCACTCGCGTGTACACCACCACTCCCAAGAAGCCGAACTCGGCGCTGCGCAAGGTCGCTCGCGTCAAGCTCAGCAGCCAGATCGAGGTGACCGCCTACATCCCGGGCGTCGGCCACAACCTGCAGGAGCACTCGATCGTGCTCGTGCGTGGCGGCCGTGTGAAGGACCTCCCCGGCGTGCGGTACAAGATCGTTCGCGGCTCGCTGGACACCCAGGGTGTCCGCAACCGCAAGCAGGCTCGCAGCCGTTACGGCGCGAAGAAGGAGAAGAGCTGA
- the rplC gene encoding 50S ribosomal protein L3: MDRQVKGILGAKLGMTQVWDNNKVVPVTVVEAGPCVVSQVRNAEKDGYAAVQLAYGAIDPRKVKKPIAGHYAKADVAPRRHIVELRTADAADYAPGQEVTVDEFPPGVVIDVTGKTKGKGYAGPMKRHGFHGLRASHGVERKHRSPGSIGACATPGRVFKGTRMAGRMGGVRYTVQNLTVQAVDTENNLLLVRGAIPGPKGALVLVRTAAKAKVKKGGVAK, encoded by the coding sequence ATGGACAGGCAAGTCAAGGGGATCCTGGGCGCCAAGCTCGGCATGACCCAGGTCTGGGACAACAACAAAGTTGTCCCCGTGACCGTGGTCGAGGCCGGCCCGTGCGTCGTGAGCCAGGTTCGTAACGCCGAGAAGGACGGCTACGCCGCCGTTCAGCTCGCCTACGGAGCCATCGACCCGCGCAAGGTCAAGAAGCCGATCGCCGGGCACTACGCCAAGGCGGACGTCGCGCCGCGCCGGCACATCGTCGAGCTGCGCACCGCCGACGCCGCGGACTACGCGCCGGGCCAGGAGGTCACGGTCGACGAGTTCCCGCCCGGCGTCGTGATCGACGTGACCGGCAAGACCAAGGGCAAGGGCTACGCCGGCCCGATGAAGCGGCACGGCTTCCACGGTCTGCGCGCCAGCCACGGTGTCGAGCGCAAGCACCGCTCGCCCGGCTCGATCGGCGCCTGCGCGACCCCGGGTCGCGTCTTCAAGGGCACCCGGATGGCGGGTCGGATGGGTGGCGTGCGCTACACCGTCCAGAACCTCACCGTCCAGGCGGTCGACACCGAGAACAACCTCCTGCTCGTTCGTGGCGCCATCCCCGGCCCCAAGGGCGCGCTGGTCCTGGTCCGCACCGCGGCCAAGGCGAAGGTGAAGAAGGGCGGTGTGGCCAAGTGA